One Flagellimonas sp. CMM7 genomic region harbors:
- a CDS encoding Calx-beta domain-containing protein, protein MLSFLKKAFFLLFSNYGKEKILLIAFIVFGASFGFGQTISITNTTDGTENGAGVVTNGVLTINQTLATISNTDISYSVTGTAASGTDYTALGGTATIIAGQFSTTITVPVLEDAIVEAGGETVIITLTGVTSGAATLDPTPANLTATNTILDDDSATVSITNTTDGTENGAGVVTNGVLTVSQSGVSNSDTVISYTVGGGSTATSGTDYTALSGTVTILATQTLATITVPVLEDAIVEAGGETVIITLTGVTSGAATLDPTPANLTATNTILDDDSATVSITNTTDGTENGAGVVTNGVLTVSQSGVSNSDTVISYTVGGGSTATSGTDYTALSGTVTILATQTLATITVPVLEDAIVEAGGETVIITLTGVTSGAATLDPTPANLTATNTILDDDSATVSITNTTDGTENGAGVVTNGVLTVSQSGVSNSDTVISYTVGGGSTATSGTDYTALSGTVTILATQTLATITVPVLEDAIVEAGGETVIITLTGVTSGAATLDPTPVNLTATNTILDDDSITISITNTTDGTENGAGVVTNGVLTINQTLATISNTDISYSVTGTAASGTDYTALGGTATIIAGQFSTTITVPVLEDAIVEAGGETVIITLTGVTSGAATLDPTPANLTATNTILDDDSATVSITNTTDGTENGAGVVTNGVLTVSQSGVSNSDTVISYTVGGGSTATSGTDYTVLSGTVTILATQTSATITVPVLEDAIVEAGGETVIITLTGVTSGAATLDPLPVNLTATNTILDDDSATVSITNTTDGTENGAGVVTNGVLTVSQSGVSNSDTVISYTVGGGSTATSGTDYTVLSGTVTILATQTSATITVPVLEDVIVEAGGETVIITLTGVTSGAATLDPLPANRRAINTIGDDDTCAAGNAAPTFIGGSIITFCDAFSQDLDAYTMSIPPVGSDLRWSTNSDTSVTGDYLPTSTVSSADTYFGFFYDAINDCASPTFSVTLTQNTTPSPGTTTNIATCDNSGEGDSVVDLDDQLAGADTGNWSLTGSPGGASITINASNIVNFNGQPLGDYTFTYTTSGATAPCVDQTVDLTISVTDCSIPCNAGNSAPVLDTSEPTEFCDVVEANLNDYVTNSAPAGSVLTWSTNPDPLQVVAHRSNIVSAPGSYFGFFFDAGNNCASPVLTVSLERFFTPNIDSTSGDSICGEGTLTLTATVTDDSTLNWYATAIGGTILSSGPSFETPTISTTTSFFVEATSNNCSTERVEVIATVNDTPSAGTPTNIIACNAVGNGGPSVIDLDDTLAGEDLGVWTIITDLSGGTLSIGTDNNVDFEGLPSGSYVFEYTTNGAVAPCVNSSVQVTVSVSNCVVDSDNDGLTDGEENDLGTNPNNPDTDGDGLTDGEEVLVVDDPSTTAVPENATNPLDSCDPFLIPACNPEAIDLAITKEVDENEPLVGEEVIFTITLENTTMDRVLDVLVNDLIGDGFEYVSHTASKGLYDQTSGVWSIAELTPEESITLEITVTVTTSGQLQNTVTIASSFPVDAVSSNDTATVSVQVNQSPCQDPGTLCNIFSPNGDTKNDTLKLVQHELFPDNTLEVFDRYGNSVFEMQGYDSTWDGTGSSGDVPKGTYFYILDLAGDGTEIVKGWIQIIR, encoded by the coding sequence ATGTTATCCTTCTTAAAAAAAGCTTTTTTTTTACTTTTCTCTAACTATGGTAAAGAGAAAATACTCTTAATAGCATTTATAGTATTTGGTGCTAGTTTTGGATTTGGGCAGACTATCAGCATAACCAACACTACGGACGGTACTGAGAACGGTGCGGGTGTTGTGACCAATGGAGTTTTGACAATTAACCAGACCTTGGCCACAATATCAAATACGGATATAAGTTATTCAGTTACCGGTACTGCCGCTTCGGGCACGGATTACACAGCACTTGGCGGTACGGCTACAATTATCGCTGGTCAGTTCAGTACTACAATTACGGTTCCAGTTCTTGAGGACGCGATAGTTGAGGCTGGAGGCGAGACGGTGATCATCACCCTCACGGGAGTGACCAGTGGTGCCGCAACGCTAGACCCTACACCGGCCAATCTTACGGCAACCAACACGATACTTGACGATGACAGCGCTACTGTAAGCATAACCAACACTACGGACGGTACTGAGAACGGTGCAGGTGTTGTGACCAATGGAGTTTTGACCGTTTCCCAGAGCGGTGTTTCTAATAGCGATACGGTCATTTCCTATACTGTTGGTGGGGGCAGCACCGCCACTTCTGGCACGGATTACACAGCGCTTAGCGGTACGGTCACGATATTGGCGACACAGACCTTGGCAACGATAACGGTTCCGGTCCTTGAGGACGCGATAGTTGAGGCTGGAGGCGAGACGGTGATCATCACCCTCACGGGAGTGACCAGTGGTGCCGCAACGCTAGACCCTACACCGGCCAATCTTACGGCAACCAACACGATACTTGACGATGACAGCGCTACTGTAAGCATAACCAACACTACGGACGGTACTGAGAACGGTGCAGGTGTTGTGACCAATGGAGTTTTGACCGTTTCCCAGAGCGGTGTTTCTAATAGCGATACGGTCATTTCCTATACTGTTGGTGGGGGCAGCACCGCCACTTCTGGCACGGATTACACAGCGCTTAGCGGTACGGTCACGATATTGGCGACACAGACCTTGGCAACGATAACGGTTCCGGTCCTTGAGGACGCGATAGTTGAGGCTGGAGGCGAGACGGTGATCATCACCCTCACGGGAGTGACCAGTGGTGCCGCAACGCTAGACCCTACACCGGCCAATCTTACGGCAACCAACACGATACTTGACGATGACAGCGCTACTGTAAGCATAACCAACACTACGGACGGTACTGAGAACGGTGCAGGTGTTGTGACCAATGGAGTTTTGACCGTTTCCCAGAGCGGTGTTTCTAATAGCGATACGGTCATTTCCTATACTGTTGGTGGGGGCAGCACCGCCACTTCTGGCACGGATTACACAGCGCTTAGCGGTACGGTCACGATATTGGCGACACAGACCTTGGCAACGATAACGGTTCCGGTCCTTGAGGATGCGATAGTTGAGGCTGGAGGCGAGACGGTGATCATCACCCTCACGGGAGTGACCAGTGGTGCCGCAACGCTAGACCCTACACCGGTCAATCTTACGGCAACCAACACGATACTTGACGACGACAGCATAACTATCAGCATAACCAACACTACGGACGGTACTGAGAACGGTGCAGGTGTTGTGACCAATGGAGTTTTGACAATTAACCAGACCTTGGCCACAATATCAAATACGGATATAAGCTATTCAGTTACCGGTACTGCCGCTTCGGGCACGGATTACACAGCACTTGGCGGTACGGCTACAATTATCGCTGGTCAGTTCAGTACTACAATTACGGTTCCAGTTCTTGAGGATGCGATAGTTGAGGCTGGAGGCGAGACGGTGATCATCACCCTCACGGGAGTGACCAGTGGTGCCGCAACGCTAGACCCTACACCGGCCAACCTTACGGCAACCAACACGATACTTGACGATGACAGCGCTACTGTAAGCATAACCAACACTACGGACGGTACTGAGAACGGTGCAGGTGTTGTGACCAATGGAGTTTTGACCGTTTCCCAGAGCGGTGTTTCTAATAGCGACACGGTCATTTCCTATACTGTTGGTGGGGGCAGCACCGCCACTTCTGGCACGGATTACACAGTGCTTAGCGGTACGGTCACGATATTGGCGACACAGACCTCGGCAACGATAACGGTTCCGGTCCTTGAGGACGCGATAGTTGAGGCTGGAGGCGAGACGGTGATCATCACCCTCACGGGAGTGACCAGTGGTGCCGCAACGCTTGATCCATTACCCGTCAACCTTACGGCAACCAACACGATACTTGACGATGACAGCGCTACTGTAAGCATAACCAACACTACGGACGGTACTGAGAACGGTGCAGGTGTTGTGACCAATGGAGTTTTGACCGTTTCCCAGAGCGGTGTTTCTAATAGCGACACGGTCATTTCCTATACTGTTGGTGGGGGCAGCACCGCCACTTCTGGCACGGATTACACAGTGCTTAGCGGTACGGTCACGATATTGGCGACACAGACCTCGGCAACGATAACGGTTCCGGTCCTTGAGGATGTGATAGTTGAGGCTGGAGGCGAGACGGTGATCATCACCCTCACGGGAGTGACCAGTGGTGCCGCAACACTTGATCCATTACCCGCCAATCGTAGAGCAATTAATACTATAGGGGATGATGACACCTGCGCAGCTGGAAACGCGGCACCAACCTTTATTGGTGGTTCAATAATTACTTTTTGCGATGCATTTTCACAAGATCTTGATGCGTATACGATGAGTATTCCACCTGTAGGATCAGACTTAAGATGGAGCACTAATTCAGATACGAGTGTAACAGGAGATTATCTGCCAACAAGCACGGTAAGCTCAGCTGATACTTATTTTGGATTTTTCTATGATGCAATAAATGACTGTGCTAGCCCTACTTTTAGTGTTACCCTAACGCAAAATACAACACCTTCCCCGGGTACAACTACAAACATTGCTACTTGTGATAATTCAGGAGAAGGAGATAGTGTGGTGGATTTAGATGATCAATTAGCAGGAGCAGATACAGGTAACTGGTCTTTAACTGGCAGTCCGGGAGGAGCATCAATAACTATAAATGCTAGCAATATTGTAAACTTTAATGGGCAACCTTTGGGGGACTATACATTTACATATACAACATCCGGGGCAACAGCACCTTGTGTTGACCAAACAGTGGATTTAACAATAAGTGTAACGGATTGTTCCATTCCATGTAATGCGGGAAATAGCGCGCCTGTTCTTGATACCTCTGAACCTACGGAGTTCTGCGATGTGGTTGAGGCTAATTTAAATGACTATGTTACCAATTCGGCACCTGCGGGAAGTGTACTTACTTGGAGTACCAATCCTGATCCTTTACAAGTTGTTGCGCACCGAAGTAACATCGTCTCTGCACCTGGGTCTTATTTTGGTTTCTTTTTTGATGCAGGAAATAATTGCGCTAGTCCTGTATTGACAGTATCCTTAGAACGTTTTTTTACACCTAATATTGACAGTACCTCTGGTGATAGCATTTGCGGAGAAGGAACGTTGACATTGACTGCTACAGTAACTGACGATAGTACCCTGAACTGGTATGCAACTGCAATCGGCGGAACTATACTAAGCAGTGGGCCTTCATTTGAGACACCAACCATTTCAACAACTACCTCGTTTTTTGTTGAGGCTACGTCCAATAATTGTAGCACTGAAAGGGTAGAAGTAATAGCTACTGTAAATGACACTCCTTCTGCAGGAACACCAACCAATATTATTGCTTGTAATGCAGTAGGTAATGGAGGTCCATCGGTTATTGATTTGGATGATACCCTGGCAGGTGAAGATTTAGGAGTATGGACTATAATCACTGACCTATCTGGAGGAACCCTATCAATTGGCACCGATAATAATGTAGATTTTGAAGGTTTGCCTTCTGGTAGTTACGTATTTGAATACACCACGAATGGCGCTGTGGCACCTTGCGTGAATAGTTCGGTACAAGTAACAGTTTCTGTAAGCAATTGTGTTGTAGATTCCGATAATGATGGTTTAACAGATGGAGAAGAGAATGATTTAGGTACAAATCCTAACAATCCTGATACGGATGGGGATGGTTTAACGGATGGTGAAGAAGTATTGGTGGTTGATGACCCAAGTACAACAGCAGTTCCAGAGAATGCAACGAATCCCTTAGATAGTTGCGATCCTTTTTTGATCCCCGCCTGTAATCCTGAAGCTATTGATTTGGCAATTACAAAGGAGGTTGATGAAAACGAACCGTTAGTAGGTGAGGAGGTTATCTTTACCATAACCCTTGAAAATACAACTATGGATAGGGTGTTGGATGTTCTTGTCAATGATTTAATCGGTGATGGATTTGAATATGTTTCACATACGGCATCAAAAGGGTTATATGATCAAACCAGTGGGGTTTGGTCCATTGCTGAATTGACACCCGAAGAAAGTATCACCTTGGAAATTACAGTTACCGTTACCACTTCTGGGCAACTTCAGAATACAGTAACTATAGCTTCCTCGTTTCCGGTAGATGCGGTGAGTTCAAATGACACAGCAACAGTTTCTGTCCAGGTGAACCAAAGCCCATGTCAAGACCCAGGAACCTTGTGCAATATTTTTTCTCCAAATGGGGACACGAAAAATGACACTCTTAAGCTTGTACAACATGAGCTTTTTCCAGACAACACATTAGAGGTGTTTGATCGCTATGGAAATAGTGTTTTTGAAATGCAAGGCTACGATAGTACATGGGATGGAACGGGTAGTAGTGGTGATGTGCCAAAAGGCACCTACTTTTATATATTGGATCTTGCAGGTGATGGAACCGAAATAGTAAAAGGGTGGATTCAAATAATAAGATAA
- the fabD gene encoding ACP S-malonyltransferase — protein sequence MNAYIFPGQGAQFVGMGLDLYENHNQAQELFEQANDILGFSITDIMFEGTPEDLKQTKVTQPAIFLHSVILSKVLGENFNPDMVAGHSLGEFSALVANGTLNFEDGLKLVSQRALAMQKACEVQPSTMAAVLGLDDEVVEKTCQETGGIVVPANYNCPGQLVISGEIEAVNAACEKLKEAGARRALLLPVGGAFHSPLMEPAREELAAAIEATNFSVPICPIYQNVPTTAVTNADEIKTNLISQLTAPVKWTQSVQQMIKDGGNSFVEVGPGKVLQGLVRKIDSSVETSSGTI from the coding sequence ATGAACGCATATATTTTCCCAGGACAAGGAGCTCAATTTGTGGGAATGGGCCTAGACCTTTATGAAAACCACAACCAAGCACAAGAACTATTCGAACAAGCCAATGATATTTTAGGGTTTTCCATTACGGATATCATGTTTGAAGGAACTCCTGAAGATTTAAAGCAGACCAAGGTAACCCAGCCTGCTATTTTTTTGCATTCCGTTATTTTGAGTAAGGTTCTTGGAGAAAATTTTAACCCAGACATGGTTGCGGGGCATTCGCTTGGAGAGTTTTCAGCATTGGTGGCCAATGGTACTTTAAACTTTGAAGATGGCCTAAAATTGGTTTCACAAAGAGCTTTGGCAATGCAAAAGGCATGTGAAGTTCAACCAAGCACTATGGCTGCAGTTTTAGGGTTGGATGATGAGGTGGTCGAAAAAACATGCCAAGAAACAGGAGGAATTGTAGTCCCAGCAAATTATAATTGTCCAGGTCAATTGGTGATTTCAGGAGAGATTGAAGCTGTAAACGCAGCATGTGAAAAATTAAAAGAAGCAGGAGCCCGTAGAGCTTTATTACTTCCTGTTGGTGGAGCGTTTCACTCACCTTTAATGGAACCGGCCAGAGAAGAATTGGCAGCGGCGATAGAAGCAACAAATTTTAGTGTACCTATCTGTCCAATATATCAAAATGTACCAACTACTGCTGTTACAAATGCAGATGAAATTAAAACCAATTTGATTTCCCAGTTGACCGCTCCCGTAAAATGGACTCAGAGCGTGCAACAAATGATTAAAGATGGTGGAAATTCTTTTGTTGAAGTTGGTCCCGGTAAAGTATTGCAAGGCTTGGTTAGAAAGATAGATTCTAGTGTAGAAACATCTTCTGGCACCATATAA
- a CDS encoding gamma carbonic anhydrase family protein, which yields MILKSVRGKTPEIGDDCFIAENATIVGEVSMGDQCSIWYNAVIRGDVHFIKIGNKVNVQDGAVIHCTYQKSPTTIGNNVSIGHNALVHGCTVKDNVLIGMGSIIMDDCIVESNSIIAAGAVLTQGTHVEEGSIYAGMPAKKIKDVSPELSSGEIDRIANAYVTYSSWFK from the coding sequence ATGATACTTAAATCCGTAAGAGGAAAAACTCCAGAAATTGGAGATGATTGTTTTATCGCTGAGAATGCTACAATTGTTGGTGAAGTGTCTATGGGAGACCAATGCAGCATTTGGTACAATGCTGTGATTAGGGGAGATGTACATTTTATAAAAATTGGAAACAAGGTCAATGTGCAGGATGGTGCTGTCATTCATTGTACCTATCAAAAATCACCAACAACGATTGGGAACAATGTTTCCATTGGCCATAATGCGTTGGTGCATGGCTGTACCGTAAAAGATAATGTGCTGATTGGTATGGGCAGTATTATAATGGATGATTGTATTGTGGAAAGTAATTCAATCATTGCTGCCGGAGCTGTTTTAACCCAAGGGACCCATGTGGAGGAAGGAAGTATTTATGCAGGAATGCCCGCAAAGAAAATAAAGGACGTAAGTCCAGAATTGAGCTCAGGAGAAATAGATCGTATCGCTAATGCCTATGTGACCTATTCAAGTTGGTTTAAGTAG
- a CDS encoding LytTR family DNA-binding domain-containing protein, with protein MELRTIIVEDEANSREILRNYIAKYCDGVKLLGEASNIDEGLALIQQHQPDLVFLDVEMPFGNAFDLLDKIPDRTFETVFVTAYNQYAMDALNNHAAYYLMKPINIDELIKAVDYVKEIKEKENALDGQVLKARTIKAEGKITLPQLDGFQVLEVGDIFFCKADDNYTEIYLEHKKIVVSKTLKYFEEALTDYSFARIHKSYLVNVGEVVKYKRGKGGSVVLSNGKELSVSASKKAALLSYFQ; from the coding sequence ATGGAATTACGGACTATTATCGTGGAAGATGAGGCAAATAGTAGAGAGATTTTAAGAAATTATATAGCCAAATATTGTGATGGAGTGAAACTGTTGGGAGAAGCTTCCAATATTGATGAAGGACTAGCGCTAATCCAACAGCATCAGCCAGATTTGGTGTTTTTAGATGTTGAAATGCCTTTTGGTAATGCCTTTGATCTTCTGGACAAAATCCCTGATAGAACTTTTGAAACAGTTTTTGTTACAGCCTATAACCAGTACGCCATGGACGCGTTGAACAATCATGCTGCATATTATTTAATGAAACCAATAAACATTGACGAGTTGATAAAAGCGGTGGATTATGTCAAGGAAATAAAAGAGAAAGAAAATGCCTTGGACGGACAAGTATTAAAAGCAAGAACAATTAAAGCAGAAGGAAAGATTACCCTGCCACAACTTGATGGTTTTCAAGTTTTGGAAGTAGGGGACATCTTCTTTTGTAAAGCCGATGACAATTACACAGAAATATATTTAGAACACAAAAAAATAGTGGTGAGCAAAACACTCAAATATTTTGAAGAAGCGCTTACGGATTATTCATTTGCCAGAATTCATAAATCATACTTGGTGAATGTAGGCGAAGTGGTAAAATATAAAAGAGGAAAGGGAGGCAGTGTTGTATTATCAAATGGGAAAGAGCTATCCGTTTCTGCATCCAAAAAAGCAGCATTATTATCTTATTTTCAATAA
- a CDS encoding histidine kinase translates to MVKGKHIFFFFLIVFYSGFSQVNNERLSMEITGSVKGKENFAPISGVEVSTDKGSYTTTNGLGEFKIKASIGDILIFESLEFEPVRHRITSDEEVDVLVEGYISKRSSKKEKSISSRNISNHQRFLDSANVYKRTDLEKSIDFIAQSISQLGKRGNRNELSSSLTILGEIYLYHKQYDLAITNFRDALEHRESSKTKLLLGKAYVMNGDFQNAESILTPLLEVKNMIPFQRVELYENLGDAVKGLSKLNEAVDFYKEGLQIAQKNQISPKVIDLNSKIADAYASENRLVEAEGFYNNSLNLSKKVAPERLIEENEKVADFYNQENRYEDEIQLRKKSLSGLSQLPRQSVGRENKALPSPDSITAQRINYKIANAYIAQDKLDEAIPYLERSIVEADSEDDLVVQKDATRKLSEVYKYKGDFSKSLESYQDYVAVVDSLYVKKEQEISRAARFNREIATKQNRISSLEQERQLSQSKYSLAVTEQQLFEETSKRQKWIIYSLIFGLVLMALTTFLFYRSGKQQKLANNLLALKSLRTQMNPHFIFNALNSVNNYIAKSDERSANRFLSDFSVLMRSVLENSEEDFISLSRELELLELYVKLEHSRFSDKFDYEINIDKKIDIDAFEIPPMLLQPYIENAIWHGLRYKEEKGFLKIEVNQINKELLEITIVDNGIGRKKSAALKTDNQKKQKSKGMGNIKKRIQILNEMYKNKVDVSISNLNEDQTGTKVSLKLKKD, encoded by the coding sequence ATGGTAAAAGGAAAACACATATTCTTCTTCTTTCTAATCGTGTTTTACTCTGGGTTTTCCCAAGTAAACAATGAACGCTTGTCCATGGAGATTACCGGATCGGTTAAAGGAAAGGAAAACTTTGCTCCAATTTCAGGGGTTGAAGTTTCTACGGATAAGGGTTCCTATACAACAACCAATGGACTGGGTGAGTTCAAAATTAAAGCTTCAATTGGTGATATACTCATTTTTGAAAGCTTGGAATTTGAACCTGTTAGGCATAGAATAACTTCAGATGAAGAGGTAGATGTGTTGGTAGAAGGTTATATTTCCAAAAGAAGTTCAAAGAAAGAAAAAAGTATAAGCTCCAGAAACATTTCTAATCATCAGAGGTTTCTAGATTCTGCCAATGTTTACAAAAGAACAGATTTGGAGAAGAGCATAGACTTTATAGCTCAATCTATATCTCAATTGGGCAAACGTGGAAATAGAAACGAGCTTTCTTCTTCTTTGACCATTTTGGGCGAGATTTATTTATATCATAAACAATATGACCTGGCTATTACAAACTTCAGGGATGCTCTTGAACATAGGGAGTCATCCAAAACGAAGTTGTTATTGGGCAAAGCTTATGTGATGAATGGCGATTTTCAAAATGCAGAATCCATTCTTACTCCATTATTGGAAGTAAAGAATATGATTCCTTTTCAACGTGTAGAATTGTATGAAAATTTAGGAGATGCCGTCAAGGGTTTGTCCAAATTGAATGAGGCGGTGGATTTTTATAAGGAGGGGCTTCAAATTGCCCAAAAAAACCAAATCTCTCCCAAGGTCATTGATTTAAACTCAAAAATTGCAGATGCCTATGCAAGCGAAAATCGTTTAGTAGAGGCAGAAGGGTTTTATAACAATTCACTGAACCTTTCTAAAAAAGTAGCTCCAGAACGATTAATAGAGGAGAATGAAAAAGTGGCGGATTTTTACAATCAAGAGAATAGATATGAAGATGAAATTCAACTAAGGAAAAAGAGTTTGAGTGGATTGTCGCAATTACCTAGACAATCAGTTGGTAGAGAAAATAAGGCCTTGCCAAGTCCAGATTCCATAACTGCTCAACGCATCAATTACAAAATAGCCAATGCATACATAGCACAGGATAAGTTGGATGAGGCTATTCCTTATTTGGAGCGAAGTATTGTTGAGGCAGATAGTGAAGATGATTTGGTTGTACAAAAAGATGCAACCAGAAAATTATCAGAAGTATACAAATACAAAGGAGATTTTTCCAAATCGTTGGAATCCTATCAAGATTATGTTGCTGTTGTAGATAGCTTATACGTAAAAAAGGAACAAGAAATTTCTAGAGCGGCCAGATTTAATCGTGAGATAGCTACCAAGCAAAATCGTATATCAAGTCTGGAACAAGAACGACAGTTATCCCAAAGCAAGTATAGCCTTGCCGTTACAGAACAGCAGTTGTTTGAAGAGACAAGCAAAAGACAAAAATGGATTATTTATTCCTTGATTTTTGGACTGGTACTAATGGCATTAACAACCTTCTTGTTTTATCGAAGTGGTAAACAACAGAAATTGGCAAATAATCTACTGGCATTAAAGTCGTTGCGTACTCAAATGAATCCGCATTTTATTTTTAATGCACTCAATTCCGTCAACAATTATATTGCGAAAAGTGATGAACGTAGTGCCAATCGGTTTCTAAGTGATTTTTCAGTTTTGATGAGAAGCGTGCTGGAAAATTCTGAAGAGGACTTTATCTCTCTTTCCAGAGAATTGGAGCTTTTAGAGTTATACGTGAAATTGGAGCATTCCCGTTTTTCGGATAAGTTTGACTATGAAATCAACATAGATAAAAAGATAGATATTGATGCGTTTGAAATTCCTCCGATGCTTCTTCAGCCCTATATAGAAAATGCTATTTGGCACGGACTGCGCTACAAAGAAGAAAAGGGTTTTTTAAAGATTGAGGTAAATCAAATCAACAAAGAGCTCCTGGAAATAACAATTGTAGATAACGGAATCGGGAGAAAAAAATCGGCCGCATTAAAGACGGATAATCAAAAGAAACAAAAATCAAAAGGGATGGGAAATATTAAAAAGCGTATCCAAATTCTTAATGAGATGTATAAGAACAAGGTAGATGTTTCAATATCCAATTTGAATGAGGATCAAACAGGAACAAAAGTGTCCCTTAAGCTTAAAAAAGATTGA
- a CDS encoding VWA domain-containing protein yields the protein MKHLKHLLGIALFTIAAGTVYGCNLKPREYQNTALITKSIADKPAKQYVKVALLLDTSNSMDGLINQAKAQLWDIVNEFTYAKCGNEARPSLQIALYEYGNDNLASNEGYIRQVIGFSSDLDEISEKLFSLTTNGGEEYCGQVIQTSLKQLDWGKNADDLKMIFIAGNEPFTQGKLNYRDASINAKEKDIVVNTIFCGNYEQGISTKWKNGATLTGGEYMAIDHNRQVVHIDTPYDDVIIKLNSKLNNTYISYGALGREKKMMQEIQDSNAVEMEPAVAVKRSISKSSRLYKNSKWDLVDAVEDSETVLEELDDEDLPTELKGKTDKEIKQYVQDKKMEREKIQKQIQDLNTKREAYIAKNQKEETGELENALLSAIKNQAAKKNYKWD from the coding sequence ATGAAACATTTAAAACATTTATTGGGAATAGCACTTTTTACAATAGCAGCCGGAACAGTATACGGATGCAATTTAAAACCAAGGGAATATCAAAACACTGCCTTGATAACAAAATCTATTGCAGACAAACCAGCCAAGCAATATGTAAAGGTTGCATTGTTATTGGACACTAGCAACAGCATGGATGGTCTTATTAATCAGGCAAAAGCACAACTTTGGGATATTGTCAATGAATTTACCTATGCCAAGTGTGGGAATGAGGCCAGACCTTCATTACAAATAGCACTTTATGAATATGGCAATGATAATTTAGCCTCTAATGAAGGCTACATTAGGCAAGTAATAGGTTTTAGCAGTGATTTGGATGAAATCTCTGAAAAGCTGTTTTCCTTGACTACCAATGGAGGCGAAGAATATTGTGGTCAAGTTATTCAAACTTCATTAAAACAGTTAGACTGGGGCAAGAATGCAGATGACCTTAAAATGATTTTTATTGCAGGAAACGAGCCATTCACCCAAGGTAAATTAAACTACAGGGATGCTTCAATCAACGCCAAAGAAAAAGACATTGTTGTAAACACAATTTTTTGTGGAAATTATGAGCAGGGCATCTCAACCAAATGGAAAAACGGAGCCACTTTGACCGGAGGTGAGTATATGGCCATAGATCACAACAGACAAGTAGTTCATATTGACACTCCTTATGATGATGTTATTATTAAACTCAATTCCAAATTAAACAATACATATATTTCTTATGGAGCCTTGGGAAGGGAAAAGAAAATGATGCAGGAAATACAGGACAGTAATGCCGTTGAAATGGAACCTGCAGTTGCGGTAAAAAGGTCAATCAGCAAAAGCTCTAGACTATACAAAAATTCTAAATGGGACCTAGTAGATGCCGTTGAAGATTCAGAAACGGTTCTTGAAGAATTGGATGATGAAGATCTACCTACCGAACTAAAGGGAAAAACTGATAAAGAAATCAAACAATACGTCCAAGACAAAAAAATGGAGCGTGAAAAAATTCAAAAGCAGATCCAGGATTTAAACACAAAACGTGAGGCATACATTGCCAAAAACCAAAAAGAAGAAACTGGAGAATTGGAAAATGCATTGTTATCAGCCATAAAAAATCAAGCTGCTAAGAAAAATTACAAATGGGATTAG